In Rhipicephalus sanguineus isolate Rsan-2018 chromosome 1, BIME_Rsan_1.4, whole genome shotgun sequence, the DNA window CCTAGGTGGTGTTGCTGCTAACGGTGGAACCTGCTCATGTGAAAAGGAAATCCACTGAAGGATAAAGATTGGTTAGAGTACATACGGCAATTATCACCAGTTCATGAATGACAAAGTGCCGCTGTCCCTAAAACGAAATGTATGCAATCATTGCATACTTCCAATTCTAACATATGGGGCTGAAACTTGAAGGAATAGGCAGAAAAAAATAGGGCAGAAAGTGAAGGACTGACCAGTGCGCAATTGGAACCGAAATTGTAGGCACAACGTAAAAGATTGGAATACAGTAGAATGGATGAGACAGAGAACTGGTGTAGCTGATATTCCATAGTTGGTATTAAACGAAAGAAGTGTACCTGGGCTGACCACGTAATGCGCAGGACATACAAACGGATGCCTATGACGTAGGCCTTCAGcgtgcagtggacataaaataggctgagaacgatgattattattatgatgGTTATGACGATATCGTTTTGAAACGAACATTTAAATTACGACCTGTTCTGCGATAAGGGCTGTCGAAGTTAGGGCAAAATGCAGTCTTTTTACAAttacttaataaaaaaaaagtttttatgCACTAGAGCTGAAGACTAACTAAGCATCGGTGAAATTTGTCGAAAACTTGACAACGTATTTTTCGAAACTGGCGTTATCTTCAAAAGTTGTTCTGAGTGGTTTATGCTTTCGAAACAACCGGCTGCATTTCCTTTATCGTCGTACGTGCCTTAAATTAATTCCTGCAATGGCATATTGGCGAAAATTTACTAATTAGTCAAGCCAAGAAACAAACTAGCCATCTGGATGAAATTAAATTGCTATCTGTACTAGCACCAACCTGAGCAAGTGCGACGAAGATGTAGCAATGTGAGTCTTTGAAAAGAAGTTGCACAGAACCGTGATTTAACCTGAACTTATTCACGATATATACAATGATTTATTAGTCGCATGGATATCAGTGACAAGGCTTTCAAATCTAAGTTATATTCAGAGCAACACAGGAAAACAAAGGAAGTTTACTGATTCTGCGAACTGTTTGCTCAAAATGTGGGTGCTCTGCTTGCTGTCGACTCTAGATTAGTTTTGACAGTATGTGTATCCAAAGTGCAGTGCACGAACACTCATACGAAGACGACCGGCGTGAAAAAACACACAACTCGTGACATTGTATTCAGTGACCTTCTGGTGCACTCTCGCACCATTGAATAACATATATTACGGTCTGTATTGATCTTATGTATTAATTGAACCCGATTAGTATAGCTGACTCGTGTCGTTTTAGATAAATTAATGTTTTATGCAATCGTTGCTTGTGTGCTCACTTAGCGCTTTCACGTTCGTTATCGTTGTGCATTTAATGTAGTGATAGGCGGGTATGAAAGAGCAAATACAACACCTTGAACCTTTCGCTGTCTCATATTGTCTTCTAACGCTTTTCTTAACAAAGATTAGGAGAGTGCGGTTTGACTTATATGACATATTACAAATGCAGTGTGTGTATGCTAAAACTTCCTGcgaaaaacatagaaatgcgttccTACATTTATTTACACTTTACTATTTCTTCTTTGGGGTTGCCACGTACTTTTATCATCTATTGCATGGATAAACGATCGAGAGATAGCCAGCAGCCTCCGATGTACCAGAAACTTTTATCCAGATATTCAGTTTAGGTAATGTTTAAAACAAGGTGAAAATGCGATCTatacatttattttatttattctgttgaAATAATACAGCAGGTATGTGCACATATTGCAATTTGCTGCAAAACCGACTGCGGTTACTTGCATCATGTGTGCCATGCTACCTGTTAAAACTTGTTGGTTTTCATCTtccattagaagaaaaaaaaagttaaagttaAATCACGTGGCTTGCCTGCAAAAATCAACGCGAGGGCTTTGAAAGGCACTATGTTGCAGGCCCTCGAATTAACTTCGTCTTTCTAGAAACCTTTATTATGCGTCAATTCCCGGCACACTGGAGTTCTTCAATACGGCACCACTAGAATGCGACCATCTTTGAAAGAAATCGTAACTGCGACTTCGGGTTCAGCAGCAGTATCCCACAGCCATGGACTGAACGCTCTGGGCTAGCCTTCCAGAACGAGAAGTTTCTGGACAGTTTAGAAATCAGTTTCAAAATACTGAAGCAGGACACCGACAGGCCAGAAGTGCAAGTTCGTTAAGTTTAAAGGGTTAGATGAAAGACCGACGTGAAAACGACGTGCGAACTGAAGTGTTCCGAGACTCAGACGAAAACTGATACGTATAGCGACACTGATTTTCGCTTGCGTTGCTGGCAGTGTCTCTCGTTATATGAGACTCCCACGAGAGGACCACGTGCTCGACTGTCTCAGTAATAACGCAGCTTCTGACGCAAAGAGCTTAAAggatgaggaaaagaaaaaaaacctaaggacagggaggttagccagttctcagaccgccTGGCTGCCCTGTGCTGCGGAagggggtaagggggataaaagatgatagaaaagagaccttacaaaaaaaaaagaagaaaaggcgccTCTTTGCGAAGTGTCATGCCTGTCTATAACATATTTGATTGCCGCGAGTATGTGTACTTCCAGAATTGGTGCAATGGATTTCTACAACTGCTTTCATTGGTTACTtggctgtattttttttatgATGCACAGTGACCTTTAGAAATACAGTACTCTCTTCCACTAGCTCCCGGAAATGGCAAGCTACGAGAATCGCACTTCTAACGTGAGCCGCCGCGTTGTCGCCACTCCGGCTTCTCCGGTTACTCGTACTGGTATCCCATGCAACCGCATACGCGTGTCGCAGAGGCCAAAGCCGTGGCGACGCCATACTATAGCCACAGCATCCCCGCTACTGATAATACTGTAGCGCGATAACAGAGCCCTCCTCAGAATGGTGAATTGAACCACAAAAGGCTGCGAAATAATACCGCGAAAGTATACTCTTATCCGTGGAGACAATGCAGCGAGCATACCTTTAACACTAACGAGAGTGATCTTTGTAATTACAGGCTTCCCTATTGAAGTTACGCATTGGTAAAATCTGCGCATGCGAATCACTAAGTATTAATCCGTAGTTATCACAAAATGTGAAATCCTTATGGGTAAGAGCACACTGTCTCTCCAAAGTTGCTTACTGAGCTAACAGATAAAATAGTAAGTATTACAAGCGACTCGCGGAAACACTAATACATGAGTCAAGTACTACATTAAGTGACTCATTTTTTGGGCGACACATAATGAGGAAGCCTCAACTTCGGACTATCTCAAATTCTGTTATTCAGATAAATGTAAAACGCAAAGGTGCTTATTCTATAAAAATGGTTGCCAAGTTTGAAATAACTAATTTTACATCATATCAGAGAAAAATTGCATTCATGACCCGGGGCTCTAGAGGAAGTATAATTTGTTTATTTAGGGTGTAGAATGTTTTGCAAGTAGTTGCGAAAACTGATTTGCGAAGTTTGTACACTGGTAACACTGCATCATCGGGGGCGtaattcaacccccccccccgaaatttttcagttttgcttgcgtatatatacacgcacacatacaaacgcacgcacgaacatatatcaagtatgattgaacccccccccccccccccgaaaaaaatttctggctacgcccctgtggatCATAAATATGCAGATGTCATAATTCTGTAAACTGAAATCGCCAAATCGTCTGAAATGGACAAACTTCACATATGAACTAAAGCTTTGATGCCGTTGCGTGGAAATTTACGAGCGTTTTGAGAAAGGGCCTGCGCCTTAAAATTCTGGCCACGCCCTTGCACTTATGAACTAATGATTTACATAAGAGTGGTGCATAATGCGGCAATTTTGTGCGCTCTTTAAAGATGTTATTAGGTGCTGTTCAGTGACCTGTCGTGTCGGTGCATAGCCAGTGGTGAAACATGACAAACGGGGTAGTTTGTGTAAAAGTAATCTCCATGAGCACTTAGACATTTATTACACTGACGAACGAGCCGCGTGGTTCCCGCCTCATGAAACTCCTTAGGTTGCTGCTTCAAAAAGTCTGCAACTGACTCTTACACATCATCGTCCGACACGATTTTAGTTCTCTTGAGCTGTTCTCTCAATTGGCCGAAAATGTGGAAGCAGAGTTGGTCATGAATTATGATGTGAACCGAACTGGGACTGATGTTCACACGCTGTGCCACTTCATCAATGCTTATCCTCCGTTCTTGTCTAATCCGCTCATCAACCTTTGCAGTTGTGTTGGGGTTGATTGCACGGTGGCAATGGCCCGGTTTTGGATCGTCTTTGCAACTTTCACGTTCTTCTTTGAACCGTTTGCTCGAACGCTTCAAAGTGCCCAATGAAATGCAATGTTCACCGTACACAGCAGCCATACGGCGACTAATTTCTTTTTAGGAAACACGTTCAGCTGTCGACAACCTCACCACACCCCGGTGTTCAACTTTTGGAGCGTCCATTATGTCACGCAATCATGTTCAACCTAGTGTATGAAGGTCTTAAAGAACCATTATCCTCGCACCTGAATGAGAGATGCCTGTGTGCCACGCGCATGCCTAGCAGATAATGGAGCGTACCATTATTGCGCGAGGTGGTTTAGCTCCCTTTCATTTGAGTCGCCCTCGTAATTGGAAGCTTTAGAATTTGGCTACTTTGAAGGTATCGCTGTTTTCAAAAAATTATTATGAAGACTTTTAATATGAATAATAATTTAGTTACTGCAGCCACCACAGTAAAACCGCCTTTATTCAAAGAATCTTCATAAAATGGACGCAGTGATTGATGAAAAAAATGGCTTCTCCCTCTTTCTCAATATATTGGATATCACCTCACAAGCTGTATCTTCCTATTACCCGTACAACATGCTGTACTGTTTCTTTCAAGAGTGATCTAAGATATAACCCGAAACAACCGCTGTATACACACTCTCTGAAATAACTAAACATACACACTCCTGCAACCGCATACGCACTCTCTGAAATTCCTTCGGTTGAGACAGTACGAAGCGAAGGGAATGTTTTAAGGGATCCTTTATTTGTCAGACACAACACAATGAAACCAAAAGATAATCAAGCAAAGGAAAATATAGGTGACATTACTTGTAGTCTTTCACAGTTGGGAAGTAATTATGATAtatcgtatttactcgaatctaggccggccccgattctaagccgacccccgaagttcgccaggccagaaaaaaaacttaatcattgtactcaaatttaagccgaccccccccccccctccccgccgaGTTTCGCACATcgtttattcgaaaaaaaaaaaacatcggcttagattccaGTAATTACGGTAGGTGGAAAcgaactaaagtggacgaaaaaacaggTCGCCGCCcttagggaccgaacctacaacattCGGACAAGCCATCCGATGCTCTAcgaattgagctacggcggcagtcgttTCCCGTTCACTTTATTGGGTATTACTGGGCGTGTTATCCTGGGAGTGTATAGGTAGTTGAGCTACACGATTTCACTATGTGTTTGAGAAAGTAAAACCTGGAAACTGCGTTTAAATTAGCACCACTAAGCAGCGCTGACCGCTATACTGTTCCTTCTTTTCAGATTTGCCAGTGGAAACCTTGACTACATTGGCGGACTGCATCGTAGAAAACGTCATAGAGGAGGTGGGCGTTTCTCATAAGCAATACTTGATAAACAAATTCCACCTATGGTGCTGGTCATCACATAGTCACTCGCGCACTATTTTTGATTGGTACTGCGCAGTGCCACATTTAGTGTATATTGCATAAAAGCCGAGCAGGTTTAGTCGGTAATATTCACGGTGAGCGTCTTCATGGATGGCTCAAGAATTGTAGTGGTGCTCGTCTTCGACATGAAGATATCTCCAATGCTCTTAATAAGAGTGCATCTTTGATATTGCAAGGAAATACAAGCGTGAAATATTGCTAGCATGATATAAAGTTCGTCTTCTGAGGTATAGTCACTCTGAAATGTACAAGGGCCAGTCTGGTAGAAGCAAATAACTGGAATGAAAATTAAACGCTCGAATTTGTAGGGCTATTGTTGACAAATGTGCATGGGAGTTATACCACACCAGAGGTCCCCGccaccctaaaaaaaaaaaaaaacagcagcttTCTCTTGCTGCACCGTATTAAAAAAGCGGCTTCTGAATGTTTAATTATTCTAGAGTATTGTAAATAGGGGGCTTCACTTGGTCAATGTGCACACGTTTCATATTGCTTGAGAAACATGAGTGGCTGAAGTTAATAAATAGATATTGTGCCTGTCACGTTTTATTGCATGAAAAGTAGAAAATATTTGTTTGTTATATGTGTTTAAACTATATAACCTGTCATGTTTAGTTATGCGCAAGAGGGATCAAtagcctacactcttaatcaggtcccgctcaAAGTGCTAGAtgtaaccaggacctgattaagagtgtatggcAGGCTTAAGCATTTTATCATTCGCTTTCTCCTTGTCAGGAAATGGAAGTGCTAATAAGCTTGCAACTTCAAAATTTCATAAGTTTTTATGCGCAAGAGGCCCGTATGACAGAGACTCGGAGTGTAGACTTGCCAGATCAGCAGTGAATGCAGGCAGCTTATCAAGGCTGTGAAAAATTCTTAGTGCCATGCGGAAAAGCCACGTGAAACTtaagacgaggacaaagaaagataaagagtGAAAGTCAAGAAAGACGCAAGATTTGATAGCGTAGCAGCAGAAAATAAGATACTCGTGACCCTTGGAAAGGGAGAGGATCGAGGGCTCTTAAGAGTTAGCTGTACTTTCTTGTTTATTGTCTCGCGCACTTGAAGTACCCATGACGCAACTGTTGCGTCATAGTACTGACGCCACGATCCGGATTGCCATTAGATGACGGTTAGTGCATCACCCCAGTGATGAATTCTCGAGTCTCTTGGGACCTCTGTCAGATGCCACGCCTCTTTCTTGCgagaatagaaagagagagagagtgatgtTTCAAAAATGGGCAAGCGCTACCCCTATTTAAGCGTGCCAAACTGAGCGCTAGGCAGTAGTGTTTTCGAAACGCCTTGAGACTGAGCCAACATGAAGGCCGCCCTGGTCCTCGCTGTCCTTTtcgtcatcgcctacgccgatCACCCCGAAGGTACTGAGGGACAGCAGCATGGAGCCCATCATGGCAACCACAGTGACGAGCATGGGCACCATCACGGACACCATCATGGACACCATCACGGACACCATGGATCCGTGTGCAGTAAGTCTCGTTGCATTTCATTCAGTGTTTCATTCGTCCATGTGCAGTCATGGACGAATGTTACGCGAACAAGAAATTACAATGTGGAACGGCTTCCTCAAGCTATAACTTAGAGACCACAATCTCTTATTAGTAATTATGCGGTGGCAAGAAATTGTTCGGGCTCCATACAAAGTGGCCACAGTAAATCACCCTCACATAAATCGCACcaacgaaaacaaaagaaagtgttttattAGTCTTACCTGGTTTGTATTTAAATTATGCGTGAGTGGATGTCAGTGTCTGATCTGAAAGGGGAtgtaaatgcaaaaaaagaagcctTGAGTTCATGTGCGGGGCACTTCTTCTCAATATGTGTTCTCAATATGTCCGTTCAAGGTCACTGAATACTACACCACAGATGATCAAGAGTGAGTCGATTGGGACAGTTTTGTAAAATGTCATGTTAGTAGAacccagtagcgtagccagatattttttcggagaggggggggggggggggggacggggcgTTTAAACAAACTTTATGTATATTCatatgtgtgcgtttgtatgtgtgtgtatatatacacatgcaaaatcgaaaaatttcggggtttGAATCTCCAACACCTGCCCCCCTGGATACGCCAGTGGGAGAACCTTTAAAGCATGGCAAACATCGTGTACGCTCTGCCGTGCTGTGAATTGGGCGTACATGTAGAAATTATATTCCTATCATACGCTTAAAGTGTCTACGTTCTGTTTGATTGTGCTAGTGACGCACACCTTATGCTTCTAATGCCTCAACAAACCTGCTTTCGCTCCAACTCTGCAGTTTCAAGCGTTTATATGCAGGAGAAACTCGTCGTTCGGATGTACTATAGCTTAGCTCCGAAATCAGTTAGGTTTGTCGTGCTTTCGTAAATACAGTGTTTCGCGGCTCGTGCAGATTTGATTAATGCTTTTTATAGAGCGATAAATGCGCCTGTTTTAAAtatgtttttcttggcttaagAGGCATTTTCGTAGAATCTGGTATGATATTGAGAAATACTGTGGTTGTTGTTATATCACTGTGCAAAAAAATACACTGAATCCATATCTTATAGGACAGAGCTGCATGAGAGGGGtagaggaggggggggaggtCCAGGAAGTCGTTTAACTAGGTGGTTTTTATATGTGGTTTAGAAAGTAAAACTTCGAAACTGCGTTGAAATTAGCACCACCGAACAGCGTCGACCGCAattattctttcttttcagaTTTGCCAGCGGAAACCTTGGCTACCGTGGTTGATTGTGTCGTCCAAAACGTCACAGAGGAGGTATGTCTTTCTCATAAGGAACAATTCATATACAAAACACACCTATGCTGCAGTTCATCATATACCTAGTTGTGTACGATTTTTTGTTGGTGCCTCAAATGCCACATCTGGGGTATATTGCATGCTAGATGAGCATTTTGGTGAGTAAGATTTGCGATGAACGTCTTTATGGACGGATTAAGGGCTGTAGTGGTGTCCATCTTCAGCATGTATATCCTCCCGGTGCTACTCTATTTGGAGGAAGAAATAGCAAAGGTTCAAAAAGTGGTGGGGTGAGGGTTCTGCAGTGGTACAAACAGCCTTTGGAGGCTAATACAGAGCACCGCAGGGGTTGGTTAAGTCTTAAAGCGCCCGCCTCAattgcgggaggtactgggtttgaTTCTTTGTACCGCGGGGCACCCAGTGGTTTTACTAATGGAGAAAGAGGTATCCCGACTTGGCACTCAGTGGTGAGAGTACTCATCTGTTACAATGTTGCCAAGGGCTTTTTAGAAGTACTACTCACTAACAGGGGTATATGTCAAAGCGGTATGTAATACAACAGTTTTGCCGAAACTTTCGTTGCATTATTAGACGACGTTTGCAGTATTATGGTATTGTCTGTAATTGCTGGTGTACACGGCTGAAAGCTTTTGATGCCGAATTCTTCCATTTTCGTATCTTCAACAAATGTTGTAAACAAATAGCGgcctaaataaaaaaattgacttCCTACTGCCACTATAATTtaatattttatttctttcttttaaatgcaagCAGCATAATGAGATTCGTTGCTGTTCTTGCCGAAAAAGAACGACTTCTCAGTTCCTGTGTGTTCAGGGAACCTCGAATTAATGTTTACTCTTAACGATCATTAATATAAGATCGCGTGTCCAAGAGAATAAATTTAGGCTTACGGTGAAGATGTCCTCTTTGTTTGTACTATAGGACGATAACTTACAGTAGCCATCAGCAAATAGATAAACATCAGATGAGCAATTGCTTGGTAAGATATTATtgtatcagtttttttttatcgaaAGGAACAATATCTACGAAGCCAACGAACTGAATTCGAATTAGGTTTACTACAGAGAAATTACTGTCACGTATGGGCATTGTTTGCAAGAAAATcatagccccccctcccccccctcccccaacttaGGCAGAATACCTTAGTGACCCTAATTAGCGGCGTTAGAAGCTGCATGTTGTTCTAGACATGCAGTATCAAGCTGGAATGAGCGTTGCACGAACGAATTCCAAAATTGTGGTCAACACAATCACATATTTACCTCCCTCTCAATGCACACTTAGTCCGGCTTGACTCCGCCCCCTCCGCCCGTGATTGCTGGCTGTGTAACCACCCCTCACTCACCGGCAAACGGGAAACCTACGGCTTTGATTCCGTGAACAGTTGGCTATGATAGGCAGCGACACGAAGGGGTCTATGCTCCCTGATTATCCTACGCggaattcgaagaaaaaaaacgatgAAACTAAGCAGTTCAGAGCAGGCGATGATACGACGAATTTTGAGAAGAAAGTGCAGATTAGCGTGGTTTCGTCGCCAATGAAGTAATGGCGGTGGCAATATTTGACTTGACTAACGCTAGAACAAGATGCAATGTCGTTTTTAGAAGCAATGATTACACAAGGTTAGGAAGTATTTTTCTCGGCTCATTTTATGATATCACTGGTGGACCTAGAAATGCACTCTAAATCAACGGCGCCTATTTAAGTTGGGGAAGACAAATTGTTCTGTACAATTTCTGGAAGAGGATTGGATAATTGAAAGCGAAGACCCGGCATTTCAACGCGCTTAGTGTGAGCGAAGTCGAAGGTTGAAGGCAGCGCTATCCGGCACCATGGACACTTAGCAACTACCCCGACCGAAATAGCCCTACTCGTATCTGAAAACTATGGAACTTAGTAATAACCACCAAGACATTCAAGCAATTTCTTTTCACTTAATTGGAAAGTGAACTGTGAATAGCAAATTATTAAAACGAATTAAGTTTGGTATTTCTTTATTTTCGATCCAATGCTATTGCATTATTCCATTTTAGATGCTTGGGAAGTTTTTATCTAGCTAGTATACCAATAATGACAATTGACGAAAGTTACTACAGGTAGTGGCTAGTAGGCGCTGGTGCTAGTCAAGACAATCCCATCCACTAGCTCTTTGTaacacttgttgctgggctagttttCCGTCTTTGTTCTTccactcttcctttttttcttttatgaacGCTGATTAGCACGCTTATGGGATCGGCCAGATATTAAAATTTTCCATGTAGGAAACACCTGGGCAGTAATGGTGAATTCAACTCACCCCCTGCTAATAGGGCACACCATGCTCAGTTCAGTTCGTAAGCGCCAGAGTGGTTCCCATTAAGAAAAAAACGTTGGCCAATCACAGCATATGAGTGAACTCGGGCGGTTGATGGTATATATTTTGCATAACAAAGGAAAACATTGTTAATTGATCAGGTAGTGCACAGTTCACTTAGTTTGAGTGTGTAAGAAAAACTATTTATATAAGACTCGTGTATCTAGAAGAGTAGCGTTAAGTGAGATAAAAGATGCGTTGCCTGATCTAACTTCGCATACGTCCGCTGTGCATAGGTATTTCGCGGTGGTGATGTCAGAAAGAACTTTAAAGCCCATATAGTTGATATTACCAGTGGTAATGCAACGCAGATGTCGTGCTAATTTGGTAGGAACTGAAGTTAACGTCATTGCATTCGCGAAGCACTCAGTAGAGCATGGAAATGAAAATCGTTGTTCACAATGCGCATCACTGTGCCACGCAGGTTCGAGGGAAGCTGGACCGTGTAAGGCAGGGCCTTGACTGCGACACCATCCTGTGTGGTATTCAGAAATTTTGCGAGAGGGATGGCACTCTGGTAAGTCTTGCCTCACGTACTGTGTTAACATTCTCTTCATGTAGATATTTGTAGTCATAACACAGCTCACAAGGAAGTGACTGAACTGCATAATAAACCCTGTATATTCATTGCGCTGCTGGCGCAGTGAATATATAGGgtgttttctctttgttttgtttttagacaatacagattttttataagaatgctatgacagtcaggcacctgtCGTCTTCACACACGAAAACTTCGTCGAGACGGAAAAGCTTAGCCACACTTAAAGTTAAATTGAAATGATAAATAATATAAATCCTTAGTTAACCTATTAATTTTGAAGCACTTGTTTATATTGAAAAGTGGCAGGACGTGACGATTTATGACATACCATTTTTTGGAAATTCCAAGAAAACACACCTAATTTCAAATATTAATCATCGAAACTGAGCGCGCCGGGTGCGCaggaaatgcagccgctgtgttacgtcagacccgAACTTGACGTTACTAACcttgaaaaaaggcgcgtcgcagcataATCTGGTCGGAAAAACACGGCAGGTTGCATGTGGCTGTGTCAGCCGTTCCGATGCGGAACGAATAAGCTTCCGTAAGTGCAACGCCCATCGAGAGGCGGCACAGCAACGTCGAATCGAGGCGAAAAGATTTCGTCAGATCTCAAACATTGTGGGAAGGGATTTCATGTAAAACTGTCAGCGCACTTACGCGGCTCATCCCGCAATTTGAGCCAAGTCTGACGAGatagatcgacgtctttgtggAATTTGAGTAGCTGTGTGCATATTATGAGAGTATTATGAGGGCACGTCGAGTACACTGGCGCCTAAAGATTAGCTCACTGCATGAAAAAATGCCGGCACTCACGCtacagcacagacgtcacttttaATGATACAGTGTgtaagcagcgttcgttggcCTATTCCTGCGGGGACGAGCTTCTTGAGTCGTAAGATGTAtcgtttattacattgttataaagtCGATaaccaacactgaaaccacaagtGACGCTAGAGTAGCACCAccatacccgccgcggtggtccagtggttatggtgctcgacggctgacccgaaggtcgcgggatccaatcccggccgcggcggccgcattttcgatggaggcgaaaatgcttgaggcccgtgtacttatatttaggtgcacgttaaagaaccccatgtggtcgaaatttcccgagcccttcactacggcgtccctcataatcatatcgtggttttgggatgttaaaccccaacaattacactACAGAAGCACCACTGCCACAACCTATGTTAGGCAGCCGATGATGGAACGCATTTATTCACGATCTGTACCGCGATGTAGCTGGCTAAGGGTCGTTGCTGCACGTTTTTCAGCGTTTGCCTGCTCCATTAAAATCGCAGCTTCAAAAAAATGGTATATCTTTCTGTTCTTAAATTAACACAAAATGTCTTATAAAGTTGAAGCTTTCAATGTCTATTGTCACTGTACTGGGTTGATATTGACTGTGAAACACATGTTTCGTGTACCCGCATACCATGGGCCCTGGTATGCGGATATGCGCTACACGTGACTGtggaaaagggtttcatgacgtacgcgacaggcatgtcatgttattcagaTCATTACCAGTCAGTCATGTTCATCATGCActcataccctcctatgccaattttggtgtataccaaggtaAAGAGGCGACCACGAGAACACC includes these proteins:
- the LOC119398215 gene encoding uncharacterized protein LOC119398215, translated to MKAALVLAVLFVIAYADHPEGTEGQQHGAHHGNHSDEHGHHHGHHHGHHHGHHGSVCNLPAETLATVVDCVVQNVTEEVRGKLDRVRQGLDCDTILCGIQKFCERDGTLENNRTDVFTHEQNMELRVAFMGCRPQQVATSEDSAQHVTEATAEA